In Bacteroidota bacterium, the sequence TGCCCATCGGCATACGGCTCTCCGCCCCGGCCCCGAGCGCCAGCGCGATCGGCAGCACGCCGAGGACCGTCGAGGCGGCGGTCATCAGGATGGGACGGAAGCGCGCGGCAGCGGCGTCCAGCGCGGCCTCGTGGATCGTGCGCCCGGCCGCGCGGCGCTGGTTGGCGAATTCGACGATCAGGATCGCGTTCTTCGTCACGAGCCCGATCAGCATCACGAGCCCGATCTGACTGAACAGGTTGAGCGACTGGTTGAAGTACCACAGTGCCAGGAGCGCGCCTGCGAGCGCGAGCGGGACCGTCAGCAGGATCGTGAACGGGTCGCGGAAGCTCTCGAACTGCGCGGCGAGCACGAGGTAGATCAGCAGCAGCGCCAGCACGAACACGAACGCGATGCCGCCCGAGCTCTCGGCGAGGTCGCGGCTCTGCCCCGAGAGCGTAGTCGAGAACGAGGCGTCGAGCACGTCGGCGGCGATGGCGTCCATCGCGGCGAGGCCGTCGGCCAGCGGAACGCCGTCCGCGAGTGAGGCGCTGACGGTCGCCGAGAGGAAGCGGTCGGTGCGGAAGAGCTGCGGCGGCGTGCTCGCCTCGCTCACGGTCACCAATCCATCAAGCGGGATGGGGTCGCCGTTTGACGCGCGGACCGACAGGCTCGTCAGGTCCACGGTCTCGTCGCGGTCGGCGCGGTCCACCTGCGCGATCACCTGATACTGCTGCCCGTTCGCCACGAAGTAGCCCAGCCGCGACTCGCTCAGCGCATACTGCAGCGTCTGCGCCACGTCGAGCACCGACACGCCGACCTTCTCCGCCCGCGCCCGGTCGATCTCGACGCGCAACTCGGGCTTGGTGAACTTGAGGTTCACGTTCACGAACGCGAACGCCGGGTCCTGCTGCGCCCGCTCCATGAACGCGGGGAGGACCGCTTCGAGCTTGGCGAGGTTGGGAGCTTGGAGGACGTACTGCACCGGCTGCCCGCCGCCGCGCCCGACGGAGATCGTCTGCTCCTGCGAGATGAACGTCCGCGCCGCCGGGAGGCTGCGCACCGCGCTCGACAGCGCCGAGGCGATTTCCTGTTGGCTGCGCTCGCGCTCGCTGGGCGGGACGAGTCGGATGCGCGCGAACGCCGAGTTGACCGACGACCCGCCGCCGAAACCGGGCGAGGTCACGGTGATCAGCGCGTCGACCTCCGGCACTTCGCGCTCGACCACGTCGATCAGGTCGCCGACGTAGCGCTCCATGTACTCGAACGTGGCACCCTCGGGTGCGGTCGCGAAGGCGCGGAGGTTACTGCGGTCTTCGAGCGGAGCGAGTTCGGACGGCAGCGTCTGGAAAAAGAGGACGGTCAGGCCCAGCGCAAGCGCCATCGTCACGGGCGCGGCCCAGCGGCGGGCGACAAAGCCGTCGAGGAGCCGCCGGTAGCCGTCGGTCAGCCGCTCGAAGAACGGCTCCGTCTTGCGGTAGAACCACGGCTGCACGTCGCGCTTCTTGAGCAGCTTCGTCGCCAGCATCGGCGTGAGCGTGAGCGCGACGAAGCTCGAAATCACGACCGCGCCCATCAGCACGAGGCCGAACTCGCGGAAGAGGCGGCCCGTCAGCCCCGGCAGGAAGACGATGGGCAAGAGCACCGACACCAGCGCGAGCGTCGTCGCGACGACGGCGAAGAAGATCTCTTTCGTGCCGCGAATGCCCGCCTGGATTGGGTCGTAGCCTTCCTCGATCTTCGCATAGATGTTCTCCAGCACCACGATCGCGTCGTCCACGACGAGCCCGATGGCGAGCACGAGCGCGAGCAGCGTGAGCACGTTGATCGAGAAGCCGAAGAGCGCCATCACGCCGAATGCTCCGATGAGCGCAATCGGGATGACGACGATGGGAACGACGGTGCTGCGCCAGTCGCGCAGGAAGAGGAAGATGACGAGCAGGACGAGCGCGAGCGCGAGGAAGATGGTCTGCCGCACCTCGGCGACGGAGTCGCGGATCTGCGTCGTCTGGTCGAAGCCGATGCCGAGCCGGAGGTCGGGCGGGAGGTCGGGGCGGATGGTCTCCACGCGGGCGTAGAACTCGTCCACGATGGCGATGTAGTTCGCGCCGGGCAGCGGGCGCAGCACCACGCCGACCATCGGCGTGCCGTCGCGCATGAGCACCGTCCGCTCGTTCTCCGCGCCCAACTCCGCACGCCCAACGTCGCCGAGCCGCACGAGTTGGTCGCCGGTGCGCTTGACGATGAGGTCCTCAAACGCCTCGGGCGTCTGCACCTGCCCCATCATCCGCACGGTCAGCTCTACGTTGTCGCCCTCGATGCGGCCCGTCGGCAGTTCCACGTTCTGCGTCGTGAGCGCACGCTGCACGTCGAGCGGCGTGAGCTGGTAGGCGGCCAGCTTGGCGGGGTCGAGCCAGAGGCGCATCGCGTAGCGCTTGTCGCCCCAGATATCCACCCGCGCCACGCCCGCAATCGTCTGCAGGCGCTCCTTGAACAGGTCCTCGGCAATGGCGGACAGTTCGAGCAACTCGCGCTCGTCGCTGGCGATGTTCAGAAAGACGATGGGGTCGCCGTCGGCGTCGGCCTTCGAGACGCGCGGCGGGTCGGCGTCCGGCGGCAGCGCGCCGACCGCCTGGCTGACGCGGTCGCGCACGTCGTTGGCCGCGCGTTCGAGGTCGGCTCCGAGTGCGAACTCGACGGTGATAGTGGAGCGCCCGTCGCGCGAGATCGAGGTGAGCGTGCGGATGCCCTCGACGCCGTTGATGCGCTCCTCCAGCGGCTCGGTGATCTGCGCCGCGATGACCTCGGCGTTGGCTCCCCGGTAGCTCGTGGATACGGAGATGATCGGCGGATCGACGGCGGGGTACTCGCGCACGCCGAGGTTGACATACGCCAGCGTCCCGAAGAGGACGATGACGAGCGAGAAGACCGTCGCGAGGACCGGCCGCCGGATCGAAAGGGTGTAGAGGGTCATGGCGTCGCGGTCGGCTGGGCGGCGGTGCAGCTCCCCCCGCTCCGCTCCCCCTGAAGGGTCGCGAAGCTGTCCCCCTCATCCCTGAGGGGGACAGTCCGAGGAGCGGAGCGCGTGAGCGCGGAGACGACGCAGGACGGGGGGAGCCACACCATCACTCCACCTCTCCACTTTCGCCGAGCGACGCGTCCAGGTCGGCAACGCGGACGGGCTGCCCGGCGCGGAGCGACTGCAGGCCGCTCGTGATCACCGTATCGCCCGGCGCGAGGCCGCTGGTGATCTGCACGGCGGCCTCGGTGCGGATGCCCGTCTCCACGCGGCGTTGCTGTGCCTGCCCGTCTTGCACCGTCCACACACGCCTACCGCCCAATTCCGACACCACCGCGATGGCGGGCACGGGCAGCGCGTCGGCGATCTCGTCGACGAGCACCTCGATGTCGGCGAACGCGCCCGGCAGAAGCGCGCCGTCGGGGTTGGGGACGCGGGCACGGACGAGCAGCGTCCGCGTGTCGCGCTCCACGCGCGGCTCGATGGCATAGACGGTCCCAGTTGCTACGTCGGCGGCTCCGGCGACGGAGAAGCGGACGGCGTCGCCGAGGGTGACCTGCGCGGTGTAACGCTCCGGTAGGGCGAACTCCAGCTTCATCGGGCTGAGCCGCTGCAGCGTCGCGATGCGCGTCTGCGGCGTCACGATGGCGCCCTCGCTGATATAACGCAGCCCGATCACGCCGCTGAA encodes:
- a CDS encoding efflux RND transporter permease subunit — protein: MTLYTLSIRRPVLATVFSLVIVLFGTLAYVNLGVREYPAVDPPIISVSTSYRGANAEVIAAQITEPLEERINGVEGIRTLTSISRDGRSTITVEFALGADLERAANDVRDRVSQAVGALPPDADPPRVSKADADGDPIVFLNIASDERELLELSAIAEDLFKERLQTIAGVARVDIWGDKRYAMRLWLDPAKLAAYQLTPLDVQRALTTQNVELPTGRIEGDNVELTVRMMGQVQTPEAFEDLIVKRTGDQLVRLGDVGRAELGAENERTVLMRDGTPMVGVVLRPLPGANYIAIVDEFYARVETIRPDLPPDLRLGIGFDQTTQIRDSVAEVRQTIFLALALVLLVIFLFLRDWRSTVVPIVVIPIALIGAFGVMALFGFSINVLTLLALVLAIGLVVDDAIVVLENIYAKIEEGYDPIQAGIRGTKEIFFAVVATTLALVSVLLPIVFLPGLTGRLFREFGLVLMGAVVISSFVALTLTPMLATKLLKKRDVQPWFYRKTEPFFERLTDGYRRLLDGFVARRWAAPVTMALALGLTVLFFQTLPSELAPLEDRSNLRAFATAPEGATFEYMERYVGDLIDVVEREVPEVDALITVTSPGFGGGSSVNSAFARIRLVPPSERERSQQEIASALSSAVRSLPAARTFISQEQTISVGRGGGQPVQYVLQAPNLAKLEAVLPAFMERAQQDPAFAFVNVNLKFTKPELRVEIDRARAEKVGVSVLDVAQTLQYALSESRLGYFVANGQQYQVIAQVDRADRDETVDLTSLSVRASNGDPIPLDGLVTVSEASTPPQLFRTDRFLSATVSASLADGVPLADGLAAMDAIAADVLDASFSTTLSGQSRDLAESSGGIAFVFVLALLLIYLVLAAQFESFRDPFTILLTVPLALAGALLALWYFNQSLNLFSQIGLVMLIGLVTKNAILIVEFANQRRAAGRTIHEAALDAAAARFRPILMTAASTVLGVLPIALALGAGAESRMPMGIAIIGGLLIGTALTLFVIPAVYPALTRKTLAPAIEEAVHLNERGGPAGDGLDAPMPDVAAAESSR
- a CDS encoding efflux RND transporter periplasmic adaptor subunit, which produces MPAWQKRLLVGAIALVVLGLLAWPKVQPLLANDGSDSGAGPPRGGGAPSNVVGYVAEPRLMRDRIRATGSLIADEAVDLAAEVSGRVTAIRFQEGRAVRAGQVLIQVNDAVLQAEREQLRTRIDLAETREARQRQLLESGAVSQDTYDGALAELNVLQAELDLVEARLAQTQVRAPFSGVIGLRYISEGAIVTPQTRIATLQRLSPMKLEFALPERYTAQVTLGDAVRFSVAGAADVATGTVYAIEPRVERDTRTLLVRARVPNPDGALLPGAFADIEVLVDEIADALPVPAIAVVSELGGRRVWTVQDGQAQQRRVETGIRTEAAVQITSGLAPGDTVITSGLQSLRAGQPVRVADLDASLGESGEVE